Genomic DNA from Nonomuraea rubra:
GCAGGGTGCCGTGCCTCTGGTGGCGCATGTCCGGCACGACCGGGCGGACGACCGCCGCCGCGGCCACGACGTTCAGTGCCAGTGCGCTCGCGACGTCCGACGGCGTGGTGTCGAGGACGGGCCTGATCGCCGCGAGGTTAGGGCGCGGGCTGAAGTGCACGACCTCGATCGGACCAGGCTTTCGGCGCCGCGCGCGATCAGCCCGACCGGATGCCCCTCGCGGCCGGACCGGCGGGCCGCCGCGCCCCCCAGGCCGGGAGCGGCGCCGGCCACGACGAACGCGCCCACACCGCTCACCTCTCCCCCAGGTCCACGCTCGTGGTCAGCGCCTCGTTCGCGTCGATCTCGCCTCGCATCCGTTCCAGGCGGGCGCGCGCTCCGGCGAGCGCGTCAGAACCGAGCAGCAGCCGCAGCGGCGGCATCCCGGTGTCCACGGCCGCGGCGATGGCCGCGGCCGCCCGGGCCGGGTCGCCGGGCTGGCGGCCGGACACGGCGAGCGTGGCTTCACGGCGCTTGCCGGCGGTCTGCTCGTAGTCGTCCAGGCGGATCGGGGACTGCCGCATCGACGCCCCGGCCCACCGGGTACGCAGGCCGCCGGGCTCCGCGATCGTCACCGCGATGCCGAGCGGCGCGAGCTCCGCGGCCAGTGACTCCGACAGTCCTTCCAGCGCGAACTTCGTGGCGTGGTAGTAGCCGGTGGCGGCGAAGGCGGCCAGGCCACCGAAGGAGGAGACGTTGACGATGCGCCCCGAGCGGCGGGCCCGCATGCCGGGCAGCACGGCCTTGAGTACCGTCACCACACCGTGCACGTTGGTGTCGAACAGGGCACGTACCGCGGCCTCCTCGCCCTCTTCGACGGCGGCCAGGTACCCGTATCCGGCGTTGTTGACCAGCACGTCGATGCGACCGAACGCCTGCTCGCACGCCTGGACCGCCGCGGCGACCGACGCGGGGTCGGTGACGTCGAGCTGCAGAGCCAGCGCACGGTCACCGTACCTGCCTGCGAGGCCGGTCACGGCCGCGCGGTCGCGGGCGGTGACGGCTACTCGGTCGCCCCGCTCCAGCGCGTGCTGGGCCAGGGCGCGGCCCAGGCCGCTGGAGCATCCGGTGATCAGCCATACGGGCGATTCATTGGTTTCGTTCGGCATGCGTCCATGACAACAGCGCGCCGGCGCACGTGCCACGCCCCCTTGAGGGTGGCCCTCACAGGGTCAGTTCGGCGGGTGACACGAATGCGGCCGGGCCTGTG
This window encodes:
- a CDS encoding oxidoreductase gives rise to the protein MPNETNESPVWLITGCSSGLGRALAQHALERGDRVAVTARDRAAVTGLAGRYGDRALALQLDVTDPASVAAAVQACEQAFGRIDVLVNNAGYGYLAAVEEGEEAAVRALFDTNVHGVVTVLKAVLPGMRARRSGRIVNVSSFGGLAAFAATGYYHATKFALEGLSESLAAELAPLGIAVTIAEPGGLRTRWAGASMRQSPIRLDDYEQTAGKRREATLAVSGRQPGDPARAAAAIAAAVDTGMPPLRLLLGSDALAGARARLERMRGEIDANEALTTSVDLGER